Below is a genomic region from Pseudarthrobacter sulfonivorans.
CAGAACATCGTCTGCGGCACATGCGAAAGGCCCACAGTGACCGAACAGACTTCAAGCCAGACGGCAACGCGCCGGATCGTCGTCGCCGGTGGCGGCCCTGCTGCCCACCGCTTCGCCGATGCCATGCACACCCGGGGCCTTGAGGGCTGGGACGTCACGGTCCTCACGGAAGAAGCCCACCTCCCGTACGACCGCGTGGCGCTCTCCAAGGCACTGACGGACAGCAGCGTGGACCTCACCTTGGGCTCTGCCTCAATGTGGGACCACGACTCCCTGACTCTGAAGACCGGCGAGCGCGTGGTCAAGATCAATGCCGAAGCAAAGACGGTTGAGACCGCTGCCGGCAGCATCTTCGAATACGACGACCTAGTGGTCGCCACCGGCTCGAATGCCGCACGCCTCCCGATCCCCGGAGCCGAGCACACGCACGTCTACCGCACGCTCGAAGACGTCTGGGCCATCAACGAGGCCATTACCGGGCTGACGGAGAAGCTGGGCCGTAAGGTCAACGCCGTCACTATCGGTGGAGGCCTCCTCGGACTCGAATCGGCCGCCGGCACGGAGCAGCTGGGCGCCAACCCGATCGTCATCGACGGATCGCAGTGGCTGATGGCCACACAGCTGGACGAAGGCGCGGGCCAGGCAATGGGCCGGCTCATCAAGGCCAAAGGCTTCGCAGTCCACGGCGGCGTGTTCCCTTCGGAAGTATTGTCCGACGACGACGGCCAGGTCACCGGTGTCCTCATGGCAGACGGCCGCATTATCGACGCTGACCTCGTGATCGTCGCCATCGGCGTCCGGCCGCGCGATGAACTCTTCCGCGCAGCCGAAGGGGAAGAGCAGGTGTTCAGCCTGGGCCAGCGCGGCGGCGTTGTCATCAACGATTTCTGCGCCACCGAAGTGGAAGGCATCTGGGCCATCGGTGAGGTCGCCAACTACGGTGGCATGTGCCTGGGCCTGGTTGCACCGGCCAACACCATGGCGGAGATCGTGGCAGACCGTCTCCACGGCGGCCAGGCAACGTTCCCCGGCTTCGATACTGCCACCAAGCTCAAGCTCTCCGGCGTTGACGTTGCCAGCTTCGGTGACGGGTTCGCCAAGACCGAACACTCCCTTGAAATCGTCTACGCCGACCCCGCCCGCGGTGTCTACCAGAAGATCGTCACCACCGACGACGCAAAGACCCTCCTGGGCGGCATCTTCGTGGGCGACGCTTCCCCTTACATGAGCCTGCGCCCGCTGCTGGGCCGCGAGCTCGCTGCTGAACCCGGCGCTTACCTGAGCGCGGCAGGCGGCGGCGACGCCCCGGACACCGAACTCCCGGACGACGCCATCCTGTGTTCCTGCAACAACGTGGCCGCCGGCACCATCCGCGACACCATCAACGGCTGCGGCGCCTGCGACGGCAACGCCCCCGTCCAGGAACTTGGCGAGCTCAAGGGCTGCACCCGCGCCGGCACCAGCTGCGGTTCCTGCGTCCCGATGCTCAAGAAGCTGCTGGAAACCGAACTCACCAAGTCCGGCGTCGAGGTCTCCAAGGCCCTCTGCGAGCACATCGAGCTGTCCCGCCAGGAGCTCTTCGACGCCATCCGCGTCCTGGAACTGACCTCCTTCGAAGAGATCATGGCCAAGTACGGCACCGGCGCCGGCTGCGACATCTGCAAGCCCACCATCGCCAACATCCTGGCCAGCCAGAACAGCGCCTACGTCCTGGACGCCGGCCGCGGCACCCTGCAGGACACCAACGACCGCGCCCTCGCCAACATGCAGAAGGACGGCACCTACTCGGTGGTCCCCCGCATCGCCGGCGGTGAAATCACCCCCAAGAAGCTCGGCGTCATCGCCGCCGTGGCCGAGAAGTACAACCTGTACACCAAGATCACCGGCGGCCAGCGGATCGACATGTTCGGTGCCCGGCTGGAAGAGCTTCCGGAAATCTGGAAAGAACTGGTGGACGCCGGCTTCGAATCCGGCCAGGCGTACGGCAAGAGCCTGCGTACGGTGAAGTCGTGTGTCGGTTCCACCTGGTGCCGCTTCGGTGTCCAGGACTCGGTGGCCATGGCCATCCAGCTCGAGCTGCGGTACCGCGGCCTCCGCAGCCCGCACAAGCTCAAGATGGGCGTCTCCGGCTGCGCCCGCGAATGCGCCGAGGCCCGCGGCAAGGATGTCGGCGTGATCGCCACGGCCGACGGCTGGAACCTGTACGTCGGCGGCAACGGCGGTGCCACCCCGGCCCACGCCCAGCTGCTGGCCAAGGACCTTGACGACGAAACCCTGCTCAAGTACATCGACCGCTACTTCATGTACTACATCCGCACCGCCGACCGGCTTCAGCGCACCGCGCGCTGGCAGGAAGAGCTCGACGGCGGCATCAAGCACGTTGAGGACGTGGTGGTCAAGGACACCCTGGGCATCGCCGAGGAACTTGAAGCCGCCATGGCCAAGCATGTTGACACCTACGTGGACGAATGGGCGGACACCCTCAAGGACCCCGAGCGCCTGCGCCGGTTCCGTTCCTTCGTCAACGCGCCCGACCAGAAGGATGACTCCATCACGTTCGTCTCCGACGAGCGTGGCCAGATGCGCCCTGCCACTCCGGAGGAAAAAGGCAAGGTCCTGATCGGCGCCTCCATCCCCATGCGGCCCCGCGCCGAGAACGAGGTATAGCCATGCAGCTCAGCATTGATCTCACCGGCCGCGAAGTCCTGGTCACGGGCTCCGACCACGCCGCCCGCCAAGCGGTCCGCCGCTACGCGGCCGCGGGCGCCGTCGTCTACCGCCTCAGCACCCCTGCGGGTGCAGCGCATGACGGCCCGCTCCCCGAGCGTCCGTTCCTCGTCGCAGCGGTCGACGACGGCCAGCCCGGCTGGGAGTCTCTGCTCGAGCGCTGCGCCGCTACCGGCATTCCGGTGGCGGCCGAGCCGGCCGCCGGTCCCGTCGGCCACGTCACCCTGGTGGGCGGCGGGCCGGGCACCACGGAACTGCTGACTGTCGCCGCCGTGAAGGCCCTCCGCGATGCGGACGTGGTGTTCTTCGACCGGCTGGCTCCCTGCCAGGACCTGCCGGACCTGACTTCCGCCGAACTGGTGGATGTGGGCAAGAAGCCCGGCCACCACAAAGTGGGCCAGGCCGATATCGAAAAGCTCATGGTCGAAAGCGCCCTCGCCGGCAACAATGTGGTCCGCCTCAAAGGCGGCGACCCCTACGTCTTTGGCCGGGGCGGCGAGGAAGTGGCCTCCTGCGTGGCAGCGGGCGTGCCGGTCCGTGTCATCTCGGGCGTCACCAGCGCGATCTCCGTGCCGGCGGCCGCCGGCATCCCCGTCACGCACCGCGAGGTCAGCCACATGTTCACCGTGGTCTCCGGCCACGCGCCGCTGACCGAAAAGGAACACACGCACCTGGCCGGTCTGGGCGGCACCATTGTGGTCCTGATGGGCATCGGCACACTGCACCAGCTCGCGGCCGGACTCCGCAAAGCCGGCATGCGCCCGGACATGCCCATGGCCGTCGTCGAACGCGGTTACCGCCCCGGCCAGCGCACCACCATCGCGGACCTGGGCACCATCACCTCCGCCGCTGCCGGGTGCAGCAATCCCGCTGTGCTGGTCATTGGCGAGGTGGTTCGCGTGGCGGAAGCCAACCGTGGGCATGCTGAGGCCGCCGCCGACCTCGACCGGCTGGCGGCCTCGCTGCTCGGTTCATGAAAGGATTGACCCCCATGAACGCACTGGTACCAGCTGAACCTGCCCAGCTTGAAGCGACGTCCGGGCCGGAGGCTGCGGAC
It encodes:
- the nirB gene encoding nitrite reductase large subunit NirB: MTEQTSSQTATRRIVVAGGGPAAHRFADAMHTRGLEGWDVTVLTEEAHLPYDRVALSKALTDSSVDLTLGSASMWDHDSLTLKTGERVVKINAEAKTVETAAGSIFEYDDLVVATGSNAARLPIPGAEHTHVYRTLEDVWAINEAITGLTEKLGRKVNAVTIGGGLLGLESAAGTEQLGANPIVIDGSQWLMATQLDEGAGQAMGRLIKAKGFAVHGGVFPSEVLSDDDGQVTGVLMADGRIIDADLVIVAIGVRPRDELFRAAEGEEQVFSLGQRGGVVINDFCATEVEGIWAIGEVANYGGMCLGLVAPANTMAEIVADRLHGGQATFPGFDTATKLKLSGVDVASFGDGFAKTEHSLEIVYADPARGVYQKIVTTDDAKTLLGGIFVGDASPYMSLRPLLGRELAAEPGAYLSAAGGGDAPDTELPDDAILCSCNNVAAGTIRDTINGCGACDGNAPVQELGELKGCTRAGTSCGSCVPMLKKLLETELTKSGVEVSKALCEHIELSRQELFDAIRVLELTSFEEIMAKYGTGAGCDICKPTIANILASQNSAYVLDAGRGTLQDTNDRALANMQKDGTYSVVPRIAGGEITPKKLGVIAAVAEKYNLYTKITGGQRIDMFGARLEELPEIWKELVDAGFESGQAYGKSLRTVKSCVGSTWCRFGVQDSVAMAIQLELRYRGLRSPHKLKMGVSGCARECAEARGKDVGVIATADGWNLYVGGNGGATPAHAQLLAKDLDDETLLKYIDRYFMYYIRTADRLQRTARWQEELDGGIKHVEDVVVKDTLGIAEELEAAMAKHVDTYVDEWADTLKDPERLRRFRSFVNAPDQKDDSITFVSDERGQMRPATPEEKGKVLIGASIPMRPRAENEV
- the cobA gene encoding uroporphyrinogen-III C-methyltransferase; translated protein: MQLSIDLTGREVLVTGSDHAARQAVRRYAAAGAVVYRLSTPAGAAHDGPLPERPFLVAAVDDGQPGWESLLERCAATGIPVAAEPAAGPVGHVTLVGGGPGTTELLTVAAVKALRDADVVFFDRLAPCQDLPDLTSAELVDVGKKPGHHKVGQADIEKLMVESALAGNNVVRLKGGDPYVFGRGGEEVASCVAAGVPVRVISGVTSAISVPAAAGIPVTHREVSHMFTVVSGHAPLTEKEHTHLAGLGGTIVVLMGIGTLHQLAAGLRKAGMRPDMPMAVVERGYRPGQRTTIADLGTITSAAAGCSNPAVLVIGEVVRVAEANRGHAEAAADLDRLAASLLGS